A region from the Treponema pallidum subsp. pallidum str. Nichols genome encodes:
- a CDS encoding major outer sheath N-terminal domain-containing protein — translation MKGVRCPCLYACRVLYSQSKIRRRRTLLSPSAAVRSSCHDPPGHSAGRRVRSVGTWALLFMSSAAGLCAETRLHTLASTPRISGFARLQWGITLPYDPAVGPPPPVPPRENGDGDDRDVVNVQIQGNGAQGQEVEESEKEKARIRQITHGFRSTTHLCVTVPLFLKSDRIRRAGTLSDGGLWTEISIKDLEVNFQTKKPGEPFTLVTEETAIEATLHCFGAYMTIGTAPLFRANFAQLWKPFLADLYKEEEVRFAPGFDGIGGRLGYRAQNVGSSGVSLDICFLSFASNGSWDAPAPAPAPPGGAAEEALHSKYGFGADATLSYAPWKRELVRAEVAASATLGKGYKRVSHKQKRHYRQNDVLWNAGARITLTPLSDFKVVLALDMGNHYAGRKTLDYLAPILIDMEKTKVTPGGPVAYAIAQRVLQLPEYAQKLDSVKNGMSANGSSVRDIATKIVQAEQTNPTVSSNPLLAALLTVLWQQALDTYALDALLTLQWRWFACGVYVATAPASVFGAMVFPTYGSTHTDGGGFLRVETKAGDAYTHLIDGLEAGMDVRCYIPLTHGLYIDNGKGYYVSPMGVWKLPDTHINLPVMGKVWARYLIPLGETAWLKPSLAVYGTTNRFNYNLKTENLVHERCVQYQVGLTLSPIEKVTLHAQWEQGQLEPTPYMVITETVTSRRYFGTFVCGMTINW, via the coding sequence ATGAAAGGAGTACGCTGTCCCTGTCTTTATGCCTGCAGGGTGTTGTACTCTCAAAGCAAAATCCGGCGGCGACGCACGCTGCTGTCTCCGTCGGCGGCTGTGCGCTCCTCCTGCCATGATCCCCCTGGACACTCAGCAGGGAGGCGTGTCAGGTCAGTTGGCACGTGGGCGCTCCTCTTTATGTCGTCCGCAGCAGGACTGTGTGCAGAAACCAGACTGCACACCTTAGCAAGTACGCCGCGGATTTCAGGCTTTGCCCGGTTGCAGTGGGGTATCACGCTCCCCTACGACCCCGCAGTAGGTCCGCCGCCTCCCGTGCCGCCCCGCGAGAATGGAGATGGCGACGACAGAGATGTGGTGAACGTACAGATACAGGGAAATGGAGCGCAGGGACAGGAAGTAGAAGAGAGTGAGAAGGAAAAAGCGCGCATTCGTCAGATAACGCACGGGTTCCGCAGTACCACACACTTGTGTGTAACTGTTCCGTTGTTTTTAAAAAGTGACCGCATAAGGCGCGCAGGTACATTATCTGACGGTGGCTTGTGGACTGAAATTTCTATCAAGGATTTGGAGGTAAATTTTCAGACCAAAAAGCCTGGTGAGCCTTTTACCCTAGTCACAGAAGAAACCGCTATTGAAGCGACGCTACACTGCTTTGGTGCGTATATGACGATCGGCACCGCTCCCCTCTTTCGCGCCAATTTTGCCCAACTGTGGAAACCTTTTCTTGCAGACCTCTACAAGGAAGAGGAGGTGCGGTTTGCGCCAGGGTTCGATGGCATCGGCGGCAGGCTCGGCTACCGTGCACAGAACGTAGGCTCAAGTGGAGTGAGCTTGGATATTTGCTTTCTTTCCTTTGCCTCAAATGGTTCCTGGGACGCGCCTGCCCCTGCTCCTGCTCCCCCTGGAGGTGCGGCGGAAGAGGCTCTGCATAGCAAGTATGGTTTCGGGGCAGACGCGACGCTCAGCTATGCGCCGTGGAAACGCGAGTTAGTACGGGCAGAAGTGGCAGCCAGCGCGACACTGGGAAAAGGCTATAAAAGGGTCAGCCATAAACAGAAAAGGCACTATAGGCAGAATGACGTCCTGTGGAATGCAGGCGCGCGCATAACGCTCACTCCTCTTTCGGACTTCAAGGTGGTGTTGGCTCTGGACATGGGTAACCATTATGCAGGTCGGAAAACGCTCGACTATCTTGCCCCGATCCTTATCGATATGGAAAAAACCAAGGTCACCCCCGGAGGGCCGGTGGCGTATGCCATTGCACAGCGCGTGTTGCAGCTGCCTGAGTACGCGCAGAAGCTCGATAGTGTCAAGAACGGAATGTCCGCTAACGGATCCTCTGTGCGGGATATTGCAACCAAAATCGTACAAGCAGAACAGACGAACCCGACAGTTAGTTCAAACCCCTTGCTTGCAGCGCTGTTGACAGTGCTCTGGCAACAAGCGCTGGACACCTACGCGCTCGATGCACTCCTGACTCTGCAATGGCGCTGGTTTGCCTGCGGCGTGTACGTGGCCACTGCTCCTGCAAGCGTGTTTGGGGCCATGGTCTTTCCTACGTATGGGAGCACACACACGGACGGCGGCGGCTTTCTGCGGGTAGAAACCAAAGCGGGAGACGCGTATACACACCTTATAGACGGACTGGAAGCAGGGATGGACGTGCGGTGCTATATCCCGCTTACCCACGGCCTGTACATAGACAATGGAAAAGGATACTACGTCTCTCCAATGGGTGTGTGGAAACTCCCTGACACCCATATCAACTTGCCCGTTATGGGGAAGGTGTGGGCGCGCTACCTTATTCCGCTTGGCGAAACTGCATGGCTTAAACCTTCGCTTGCCGTATACGGCACCACGAATCGCTTCAACTATAATCTTAAGACAGAAAATCTAGTTCATGAGCGTTGCGTGCAGTACCAGGTGGGCCTGACGCTCTCTCCCATTGAAAAAGTGACGCTTCACGCACAGTGGGAGCAGGGACAGTTGGAACCAACGCCCTACATGGTTATTACGGAAACCGTTACTTCCCGTAGGTATTTTGGCACCTTCGTGTGCGGAATGACTATTAACTGGTAG
- a CDS encoding DUF2715 domain-containing protein, whose product MQAPNEGSVCSFEHGGWYVPKTVLSLLRRRKCQDARAESEELGITGICQNYAVPVQLGVQHYFGAHWGIDATATVSFGVDTKLAKFRIPYTLRVGPVFRT is encoded by the coding sequence ATCCAGGCCCCCAATGAGGGTTCGGTGTGTTCGTTCGAACATGGAGGGTGGTACGTTCCAAAGACAGTGCTGAGCCTGCTGAGGCGCCGGAAGTGTCAGGATGCTAGGGCTGAGTCTGAGGAATTGGGCATCACGGGGATTTGCCAGAACTACGCGGTGCCGGTGCAGCTGGGGGTGCAGCACTACTTTGGCGCGCATTGGGGGATAGATGCGACGGCTACCGTTTCGTTTGGCGTTGACACCAAGCTGGCTAAGTTCCGCATCCCGTATACGTTGCGCGTTGGCCCGGTCTTCCGCACCTGA
- a CDS encoding cysteine desulfurase: MSGPNYKADFPLLLRSPRVHYLDSAATTQRPAPVLERVMHYHTHLNGNAGRGSHELAVESALLIENTRKKTAQFINAAPTHDIVFTKSCTESLNIIAHCYALPRLRAGDEIVLAISNHHANIVPWQHVCRCTGATIQWLYPDAEGNLDIQEAQKKIRACTKIVSFSAVVNATGAVNPAQELTALAHQVGAVVVIDGAQAMVHGVPNVADLGCDFFVFSGHKMFSLFGVGVLCAPHTLLESMPPFLYGGGMVDFVTEQESVFKGAPHKYEGGSANTAAVVSLCAAIEYCESLESSAVRASVHALDAALLARLEELPFLETYHARARERLGIIAFNVKNVHSHDTAHILGEEGVMVRSGDHCSKPFMTHLSIQSCCRASFCIYNTMEDVEALTRALHAVGRIFQCS; the protein is encoded by the coding sequence ATGAGCGGCCCCAATTATAAAGCAGACTTTCCCCTGCTGTTGCGCAGTCCCCGCGTCCACTACCTAGACAGCGCGGCCACAACCCAACGCCCTGCGCCGGTGCTAGAGCGCGTTATGCACTACCACACCCATCTGAATGGGAACGCAGGCAGAGGCTCCCATGAACTTGCAGTTGAATCAGCGCTCCTTATAGAAAACACCCGGAAGAAAACAGCGCAGTTTATCAACGCAGCGCCAACGCACGATATCGTTTTTACAAAGAGTTGCACCGAATCGCTCAACATCATCGCTCACTGTTACGCGCTGCCACGCCTGCGCGCAGGAGACGAGATCGTTCTTGCTATCTCCAATCATCACGCAAATATCGTACCGTGGCAGCACGTGTGCCGCTGCACAGGTGCAACGATACAGTGGCTGTATCCAGACGCCGAAGGAAATTTGGATATACAAGAAGCGCAGAAAAAGATACGAGCGTGCACTAAGATTGTGTCCTTCTCTGCCGTTGTCAATGCCACCGGCGCGGTAAATCCTGCACAGGAATTGACCGCACTTGCACACCAAGTCGGTGCAGTGGTGGTCATTGACGGAGCACAGGCTATGGTGCACGGCGTGCCAAATGTTGCAGATTTAGGCTGCGACTTCTTTGTTTTCTCCGGCCATAAGATGTTCTCTCTTTTTGGCGTCGGCGTATTGTGCGCACCGCACACGCTCCTGGAATCCATGCCTCCTTTTTTGTATGGGGGAGGCATGGTGGATTTTGTGACTGAACAGGAAAGTGTCTTTAAGGGTGCGCCGCATAAGTACGAGGGAGGTAGCGCGAATACTGCAGCTGTCGTGTCACTGTGTGCAGCGATTGAGTATTGCGAGTCCCTAGAGAGCAGCGCAGTCCGCGCGTCCGTACATGCGCTGGATGCTGCACTCCTTGCGCGGCTGGAGGAGCTTCCCTTCCTTGAAACGTACCATGCGCGCGCACGCGAGCGCCTAGGCATCATTGCATTCAACGTGAAGAACGTGCACTCGCACGATACTGCGCATATCTTGGGCGAAGAAGGCGTGATGGTTCGCAGCGGCGATCACTGTAGTAAGCCTTTCATGACGCACTTGAGCATTCAGTCCTGTTGCCGTGCAAGTTTCTGCATATACAATACCATGGAGGATGTAGAGGCGCTGACGCGTGCGTTGCACGCCGTGGGCAGGATTTTTCAATGCAGCTAG
- the sufD gene encoding Fe-S cluster assembly protein SufD: MKKREFFKRLGYHAQDVASQPFSRTQVTSSSALVRSSSIEHFLCTEPERAARAFDFRTRDRQRHCGLGEAYVQEVKEKRNAGVYLSVPRTSETVHVLIRFTMDTHNRVLYDQTFLDIQEGARVKVLVCVDAQGYTPQDAPALVGPQALERAPFRNGLVSVQVGRGASVELIKVQNTHPTAVNFETVHLHAQESAQVRCYDVQIGAQISGVSNSAFLRDEWARVEIHPLYFIDKARRMDLEHNLIVEGKNSHAHICACGVVKDGARKTFRGNIFLHRGCSHSVARFSDRTILLDRTAVGVSIPTIFCDEDDVVGEHAASFETIGSDVLYYLMSRGLDEYGAKRLIIEAAFKPVFALIDDAHIRETLVRNFDESLDRAHRKRKA; the protein is encoded by the coding sequence ATGAAAAAAAGGGAATTTTTTAAACGGCTCGGGTATCACGCGCAGGACGTTGCTTCTCAGCCTTTTTCCAGAACACAGGTTACTTCTAGCTCAGCGCTTGTGCGCTCATCATCCATAGAGCATTTTCTTTGCACCGAGCCAGAAAGGGCGGCGCGCGCGTTTGACTTTCGCACACGCGATCGTCAGCGCCACTGCGGTCTGGGGGAAGCGTATGTACAAGAAGTAAAGGAAAAACGAAATGCAGGGGTGTATCTGAGTGTGCCGCGCACATCTGAGACGGTGCATGTACTCATCCGTTTTACCATGGACACGCATAACCGCGTGCTATACGATCAGACCTTTCTTGATATACAGGAAGGGGCGCGCGTAAAAGTCCTCGTCTGTGTGGACGCGCAGGGGTATACCCCACAGGATGCTCCCGCACTCGTCGGTCCGCAAGCGCTTGAGCGTGCTCCGTTCAGGAATGGTTTGGTAAGCGTGCAGGTGGGGCGTGGCGCATCGGTAGAGTTAATCAAAGTACAGAACACGCACCCTACGGCTGTGAACTTTGAAACGGTACACCTACACGCACAGGAAAGCGCGCAGGTGCGCTGCTACGACGTACAAATAGGTGCACAGATCTCAGGTGTTTCCAACTCCGCCTTCCTTCGGGACGAGTGGGCACGTGTGGAAATTCACCCACTGTATTTCATTGATAAAGCGCGGCGTATGGATCTTGAACATAACCTCATCGTGGAAGGAAAAAATTCACACGCGCACATCTGCGCCTGTGGGGTGGTAAAAGACGGTGCACGCAAAACGTTCCGTGGAAATATTTTTTTGCACCGCGGGTGTAGCCATTCTGTAGCACGGTTCTCAGACCGTACCATTTTGCTTGACAGAACTGCCGTGGGGGTTAGCATCCCCACTATCTTTTGTGACGAAGACGACGTTGTCGGGGAACACGCAGCCAGTTTTGAAACTATCGGCAGCGATGTGCTCTACTACCTTATGTCGCGCGGTCTTGATGAGTACGGTGCCAAGCGCCTCATCATAGAAGCTGCGTTTAAACCCGTATTCGCCCTCATCGATGACGCTCACATCCGCGAGACACTCGTACGTAATTTTGACGAGAGCCTCGATCGCGCACATAGGAAGCGCAAGGCATGA
- the rpiA gene encoding ribose-5-phosphate isomerase RpiA, which yields MHERNTTTNTPLDVTAQKLLVAQRSVDTLVQEGVLHAHMSIGLGTGSTAMPAVKRIADHLARGTLSDIAAVPTSFQTALICERYNIPLFSLSSKRIGGKLDVTIDGADEIDTQNFVIKGGGAALLQEKIAAYNSAHFVIIVDETKVVETLGTRAALPIEVVPEARMSVMRTLQDWGLSVHIREAVRKKGPVVTDHGNFILDARWQSLPTRTPQDMERALNALPGVIENGLFTERTVRVFVAHADGSVEERSASF from the coding sequence ATGCACGAGAGGAACACGACGACGAACACCCCATTAGACGTTACCGCGCAGAAATTGCTGGTTGCCCAGCGCAGCGTGGACACCCTCGTTCAAGAGGGGGTGCTGCACGCGCACATGAGTATTGGCCTTGGGACGGGCTCTACGGCAATGCCTGCGGTAAAACGCATCGCAGATCACCTTGCACGCGGCACTCTCTCTGACATAGCGGCAGTGCCCACTAGTTTTCAAACAGCGCTCATATGTGAGCGGTACAACATCCCCCTTTTTTCTCTCAGTTCAAAACGGATTGGGGGCAAACTGGATGTGACTATCGACGGCGCGGATGAAATTGACACCCAAAATTTTGTCATCAAAGGCGGTGGAGCTGCGCTTTTGCAAGAAAAGATCGCTGCATACAACAGCGCGCACTTTGTTATCATCGTAGACGAAACAAAGGTGGTAGAAACCTTAGGTACGCGCGCAGCGCTCCCTATCGAAGTGGTGCCTGAGGCCCGCATGAGCGTGATGCGCACGCTTCAGGATTGGGGGTTGTCCGTGCACATACGCGAAGCGGTAAGAAAAAAAGGACCGGTAGTGACTGACCACGGAAATTTTATTTTAGACGCGCGGTGGCAATCGCTCCCGACGCGCACCCCGCAAGACATGGAACGCGCGCTCAATGCACTGCCGGGGGTCATTGAAAATGGCTTGTTCACCGAGCGAACCGTACGCGTCTTTGTTGCGCACGCAGACGGTTCGGTAGAGGAGCGCTCGGCCTCCTTCTAA
- the sufB gene encoding Fe-S cluster assembly protein SufB, giving the protein MNTQQQRQLLQPRRRTYVSDIKRGIYDVKDAVTYTYSTGKGLNAQVVEKISRRKREPQWMLDLRLRSLRYFMKRPMPEWGADISDLDIQEIVHYIVSDFKPIAESWDDVPEEIKKTFDRLGIPEAERRSLAGVGAQYDSEVVYHNLRADLEQQGVVYLDMESAVHKHEDIVRAHFMHLIKPNEHKFAALHGAVWSGGSFVYVPKGVQVDLPLQSYFRLNANQSGQFEHTLIIVDEGASLHFIEGCSAPKYYKNALHAGAVELYVKKNARLRYSTIENWSRNLYNLNTKRAIVDEDGVIEWISGSFGSRVTMLYPMSILRGDRSRSEFTGITFASAGQYLDTGTKTVHLGRNTVSEVHARSISKNGGTANYRGLLSIGPKADGAKAVAECESLMLDNQSHTDTIPIIDVRTDNVDIGHEAKIGRISDRVVFYLMQRGLDEQTAISLIVRGFVEPVSKELPLEYAVELNNLISIELEGAIG; this is encoded by the coding sequence ATGAATACACAGCAACAGAGACAGCTTTTACAGCCGCGCAGGCGAACGTACGTATCGGACATCAAGCGAGGTATTTACGATGTAAAAGACGCCGTTACCTACACCTACTCAACCGGTAAGGGTTTGAACGCTCAGGTTGTAGAGAAAATTTCGCGTCGCAAGCGGGAGCCACAGTGGATGCTCGACTTGCGTCTCAGATCCTTGCGCTATTTTATGAAGCGACCCATGCCAGAGTGGGGCGCGGATATCTCTGACCTTGATATCCAAGAGATTGTCCACTACATTGTCTCCGATTTTAAGCCAATCGCAGAAAGTTGGGATGACGTCCCAGAGGAGATAAAGAAGACTTTTGATCGCCTCGGTATTCCTGAGGCGGAGCGAAGATCCCTTGCAGGAGTAGGAGCGCAGTACGACTCAGAGGTGGTGTACCACAACCTCCGGGCAGACTTAGAACAACAGGGAGTGGTGTACCTCGACATGGAGTCTGCCGTGCACAAGCACGAAGACATTGTCCGCGCGCACTTTATGCATCTGATTAAACCGAACGAGCACAAGTTTGCTGCACTGCACGGAGCGGTGTGGTCAGGCGGGTCGTTCGTGTATGTGCCCAAAGGGGTGCAGGTGGACTTACCCCTGCAGTCCTACTTCCGCTTGAATGCAAATCAATCCGGGCAATTTGAGCACACGCTCATCATTGTGGATGAAGGCGCATCCCTCCACTTCATCGAAGGGTGTAGCGCGCCGAAGTACTACAAAAATGCGTTGCACGCAGGCGCCGTGGAGCTGTACGTAAAAAAGAACGCGCGCCTACGCTATTCCACCATAGAAAACTGGTCACGAAACCTGTACAACCTCAATACCAAGCGCGCCATTGTGGACGAAGACGGCGTCATCGAGTGGATCTCAGGCTCCTTTGGTTCCCGCGTCACGATGTTATATCCGATGAGTATCCTCAGAGGAGATCGCTCGCGCAGCGAGTTCACCGGCATCACTTTTGCTTCTGCAGGACAGTACCTCGATACTGGAACAAAAACAGTGCACCTGGGCAGGAACACGGTATCGGAGGTACATGCTCGATCCATATCAAAGAATGGCGGAACGGCAAACTACCGCGGGTTGCTTTCCATCGGTCCAAAGGCTGACGGGGCAAAAGCGGTCGCTGAGTGCGAGTCCCTCATGCTCGATAACCAGTCGCATACGGATACCATCCCCATCATTGATGTACGTACGGATAACGTTGATATCGGACATGAGGCAAAAATCGGCAGAATCAGTGACCGCGTCGTTTTTTATCTCATGCAGCGCGGGCTTGATGAGCAGACTGCCATCTCTCTTATCGTCAGAGGGTTCGTAGAACCCGTCTCAAAGGAATTGCCTCTTGAGTACGCCGTTGAACTGAATAACCTTATTTCCATTGAACTTGAGGGAGCGATCGGCTAA
- the sufC gene encoding Fe-S cluster assembly ATPase SufC codes for MPTLLDIRDLCMSIADRPILKSLNLTLNTGEVHAVMGPNGAGKSTLAGTIVGNPHCTIERGEIYFQGQCINDVPVYERARRGIFLSFQTPEEVPGLSVEEFLRAAKEAVLGTKVSVLDFHTQLRAKLARLRISEAYASRGLNVGFSGGEKKKNEILQLAVLEPKLAILDETDSGLDVDATRIVFEGIDDIRTPDMGFLIITHHREVLEYIKPDVVHILVDGTIVKTGDVSLVHYVVEHGYADFATPRAGEQGGTPVSPE; via the coding sequence ATGCCCACACTCCTCGATATCCGCGACCTGTGTATGTCCATTGCGGATAGGCCCATCCTCAAAAGTCTCAACCTAACCCTGAATACCGGCGAGGTGCACGCCGTCATGGGACCGAACGGTGCAGGCAAGTCCACTCTTGCAGGCACCATCGTGGGAAATCCCCACTGCACTATCGAACGTGGGGAAATTTATTTTCAAGGGCAGTGTATCAACGACGTGCCTGTGTACGAGCGCGCTCGGCGGGGTATTTTTCTCTCGTTCCAAACTCCTGAGGAAGTCCCCGGTCTTTCGGTCGAGGAGTTTCTCCGCGCGGCAAAAGAGGCGGTTCTTGGTACTAAAGTTTCCGTGCTCGACTTTCACACGCAGTTGCGTGCGAAGCTTGCTCGCTTGCGCATCAGTGAGGCGTACGCCTCGCGCGGCCTGAATGTAGGATTCTCTGGGGGAGAGAAAAAAAAGAACGAAATACTTCAGCTCGCTGTTCTTGAGCCCAAACTGGCCATACTTGACGAGACGGATTCAGGACTTGATGTTGACGCTACGCGCATTGTCTTCGAGGGCATTGACGATATCCGTACGCCCGATATGGGATTCCTGATCATCACCCATCACCGAGAAGTTCTCGAGTACATTAAGCCTGACGTGGTGCACATCCTCGTCGACGGTACCATCGTGAAGACCGGTGACGTGAGTTTGGTGCACTACGTGGTTGAACACGGTTACGCTGACTTTGCCACGCCCCGTGCAGGCGAACAAGGAGGCACGCCCGTTTCTCCGGAATAG
- a CDS encoding DUF2715 domain-containing protein, with protein sequence MCGKRLGKVMVLGCMLPGVAARVSLSPKLGVYGDARGGSDLWGICIQAPTMPDTENQAPPRYAPETPLVGLDVAFRAENGFLLQLTVDAALTRLMFCGRCLAGYSFRPGEGSTHLSVAAGFECTALIYDSQHFLSVLGQGLLQPSSSSYSAGNWHRPRSLLGVLTCTAKEVGAIHEESRIKGVCQNYAVPVQLGVQHYFGAHWGIDATATVSFGIDTKLAKFRIPYTLRVGPVFRT encoded by the coding sequence ATGTGCGGGAAGCGTCTGGGTAAAGTGATGGTGCTCGGGTGTATGTTGCCGGGTGTGGCGGCGCGTGTTTCTCTCTCCCCCAAGCTCGGGGTGTACGGGGACGCACGCGGCGGTTCTGACCTGTGGGGCATCTGCATACAAGCTCCCACAATGCCAGATACAGAGAACCAGGCGCCTCCGCGCTATGCGCCGGAGACACCGTTGGTGGGGCTGGACGTGGCGTTCCGTGCGGAAAATGGCTTCCTGCTCCAACTGACGGTGGACGCGGCACTCACGCGTTTAATGTTCTGCGGCCGGTGTTTGGCCGGTTATTCGTTCAGACCGGGGGAAGGTAGTACGCATCTGTCGGTAGCGGCGGGTTTTGAGTGCACCGCGCTCATCTACGATAGCCAGCACTTTCTTTCGGTTCTTGGGCAGGGCTTACTGCAGCCGAGCAGCTCGTCTTATTCAGCCGGTAACTGGCACCGCCCACGTTCATTGCTTGGCGTGCTAACGTGCACTGCCAAGGAGGTAGGCGCCATACACGAAGAGTCGCGTATTAAAGGGGTCTGTCAGAACTATGCGGTGCCGGTGCAGCTGGGGGTGCAGCACTACTTTGGCGCGCATTGGGGGATAGACGCGACGGCTACCGTTTCGTTTGGCATTGACACCAAGCTGGCTAAGTTCCGCATCCCGTATACGTTGCGCGTTGGCCCGGTCTTCCGCACCTAG
- the sufU gene encoding Fe-S cluster assembly sulfur transfer protein SufU, with protein MNAEAIYRQVLLEYARKQEHRRVLEGPVGIERGHNPSCGDDLTLLIKREGDRIADVAFLGTGCAVSTASTNILIELIKGASVAQAQKTVALFFHMMAQQCLTDQERAHLQDACILACFASMPARIKCATLSWHNADILLHHKKDTDA; from the coding sequence ATGAACGCAGAAGCGATATACCGACAGGTGCTGCTCGAGTACGCACGCAAGCAGGAACACCGCAGGGTGTTAGAAGGGCCGGTAGGCATCGAGCGGGGTCATAATCCCAGTTGTGGCGATGACCTCACGCTCTTGATAAAGAGAGAAGGTGATCGCATCGCTGATGTAGCCTTTTTAGGTACCGGTTGTGCGGTGTCCACCGCTTCTACAAATATACTCATCGAACTGATCAAGGGTGCGTCAGTGGCGCAGGCGCAAAAAACGGTTGCGCTGTTCTTTCACATGATGGCACAGCAGTGCCTCACAGACCAGGAGCGGGCACACCTACAGGACGCGTGCATCCTCGCCTGTTTTGCATCCATGCCTGCGCGCATTAAGTGCGCAACCCTCAGCTGGCACAATGCAGATATTCTTTTGCACCACAAAAAGGATACAGACGCGTGA
- a CDS encoding DUF2715 domain-containing protein yields the protein MWRKCLGKVVLLGCALPCVAARISVSPKLGAYGDARGGPDLWGLCIKATDAEEVSGDPDDTEMEYLPPRYAPETPLVGLDVAFRAENGFLLQLTVDAALTRLMFRGQCLAGYSFRPGGGKYVSVGSGGF from the coding sequence ATGTGGAGAAAATGTCTGGGTAAAGTGGTGCTACTCGGGTGTGCGTTGCCGTGCGTGGCCGCGCGTATTTCTGTCTCTCCCAAGCTGGGGGCGTATGGGGACGCACGTGGCGGTCCTGACCTGTGGGGCTTGTGTATTAAGGCGACCGATGCAGAGGAGGTAAGTGGGGATCCCGATGACACGGAGATGGAGTATTTACCTCCCCGTTATGCGCCGGAGACGCCGCTGGTGGGACTCGATGTGGCGTTCCGTGCGGAGAATGGTTTTCTGCTCCAGCTGACGGTGGACGCGGCGCTCACCCGCCTGATGTTCCGTGGTCAGTGTTTGGCCGGTTATTCGTTCAGGCCGGGGGGGGGTAAATACGTATCTGTCGGTAGCGGCGGGTTTTGA